In Bacillus cereus ATCC 14579, a single window of DNA contains:
- a CDS encoding NupC/NupG family nucleoside CNT transporter produces MQYVMSIIGIIAVLGLCFALSNNKSKINFRAIAIMIGFQILIGWFMFATKIGQQIIIFISKVFNKLIKLGTTGVDFLFNGIHRDFVFFLNVLLIIVFFSALLSIFSYLGVLPFIVRVVGGAISKITGLPRVESFHAVNSVFFGSSEALIVIKNDLQHFNKNRMFIICCSAMSSVSASVTASYVMMLDAKYVLAALPLNLFSSLIVCSLLTPVDTKKEDEVIQKFDRTLFGDSFIGAMINGALDGLKVAGIVAALMIAFIGVMEVVNYVISAASGAMGHAVTLQQIFGYVLSPFAFLMGIPTQDIIPAGGIMGTKIVLNEFVAILDLKDTATTLAPRTVGIVTVFLISFASISQIGAIVGTIRALSEKQGSVVSKFGWKMLFASTLASILSATIAGLFI; encoded by the coding sequence ATGCAATATGTAATGAGCATTATCGGTATTATTGCCGTGTTAGGTTTATGTTTTGCTTTGTCAAACAACAAAAGTAAAATCAACTTCCGTGCAATTGCAATTATGATTGGTTTCCAAATTTTAATCGGTTGGTTTATGTTTGCTACAAAGATTGGTCAACAAATCATTATTTTCATTAGTAAAGTTTTCAACAAACTAATTAAACTTGGTACGACAGGTGTCGATTTTCTCTTTAATGGAATTCACAGAGATTTTGTCTTTTTCTTAAACGTATTATTAATTATCGTATTTTTCTCAGCACTACTTTCAATCTTTAGTTATTTAGGTGTTTTACCATTCATCGTTCGCGTTGTCGGCGGTGCTATTTCAAAAATTACTGGTTTACCACGTGTTGAGTCATTCCACGCAGTAAACTCTGTATTCTTCGGTTCAAGTGAAGCGTTAATCGTTATTAAAAACGATTTACAGCATTTCAATAAAAACCGTATGTTTATCATTTGTTGTTCTGCGATGAGCTCCGTTTCTGCTTCTGTTACAGCATCATACGTAATGATGTTAGATGCAAAATACGTACTGGCAGCTCTTCCGCTAAACTTATTCTCAAGCTTAATCGTTTGTTCGTTATTAACACCAGTTGATACGAAGAAAGAAGATGAAGTGATTCAGAAATTTGATAGAACTCTATTCGGAGACAGCTTTATCGGCGCAATGATTAACGGTGCGCTTGATGGTTTAAAAGTAGCTGGTATCGTTGCCGCATTAATGATCGCCTTTATCGGTGTGATGGAAGTTGTAAACTACGTAATTAGTGCAGCTTCAGGCGCAATGGGACATGCTGTTACTTTACAACAAATCTTCGGTTACGTACTTTCTCCATTCGCATTCTTAATGGGTATTCCAACTCAAGATATTATCCCAGCTGGTGGTATTATGGGTACGAAGATTGTTTTAAATGAGTTTGTAGCAATCCTTGATTTAAAAGACACAGCTACAACATTAGCTCCACGTACAGTTGGAATCGTTACAGTATTCTTAATTAGCTTCGCAAGTATTAGCCAAATTGGTGCAATCGTTGGTACAATCCGTGCCCTTTCTGAAAAACAAGGAAGCGTTGTTTCTAAATTTGGTTGGAAAATGCTATTTGCATCAACACTTGCTTCTATTTTATCTGCGACAATCGCTGGATTGTTTATTTAA
- the rlmD gene encoding 23S rRNA (uracil(1939)-C(5))-methyltransferase RlmD translates to MSTKMTPPVEKNEFIDVVFEDLTHDGAGVAKVKGYPIFVKNGLPGEEAQIKIIKVKKNFAFGRLMKLHTESPYRKDAECPVYNQCGGCQLQHLTYEGQLQAKEKQVRDVMQRIGGLADVPVHPVLGMKNPWVYRNKAQVPIGEREGGLVAGFYRQGTHDIINMESCLIQAEENDTLIQEVKRICEKHGITAYNEERNKGTLRHVMARYGQVTGEIMLVFITRTAELPNKKAIIEEIAAKFPEVKSIVQNVNTKRTNVIFGDKTTVLYGSEYIYDFIGDIKFAISARSFYQVNPEQTKVLYDKTLEYAKLNGNETVIDAYCGIGSISLFLAQKAKKVYGVEIVPEAIEDANRNAALNNMTNAEFGVGEAEVVIPKWYKEGVIADTMVVDPPRKGCDEALLNTIIDMKPNRVVYVSCNPATLARDLKVLEEGGYKTQEVQPVDMFPHTTHVECVAWLKLV, encoded by the coding sequence ATGAGTACTAAAATGACGCCACCAGTTGAGAAAAACGAGTTTATAGATGTAGTATTTGAAGATTTAACACATGATGGTGCCGGTGTTGCGAAAGTAAAGGGCTATCCTATTTTCGTTAAAAACGGATTACCAGGTGAAGAAGCGCAAATTAAAATTATTAAAGTGAAGAAAAACTTCGCATTTGGTCGTTTAATGAAGCTTCATACAGAAAGTCCATATCGTAAAGATGCTGAATGCCCAGTATATAATCAGTGCGGCGGTTGTCAGCTTCAGCACTTAACTTATGAAGGACAATTACAAGCGAAAGAAAAACAAGTACGTGACGTTATGCAGCGTATCGGAGGACTAGCTGATGTTCCTGTTCATCCTGTACTTGGCATGAAGAATCCGTGGGTATACCGTAATAAAGCACAAGTACCAATCGGAGAACGTGAAGGCGGACTTGTAGCTGGTTTTTATCGCCAAGGAACGCATGACATCATTAATATGGAATCATGCTTAATTCAGGCAGAAGAAAACGATACATTAATCCAAGAAGTAAAACGTATTTGTGAAAAGCACGGTATCACTGCGTACAACGAAGAGCGTAACAAAGGAACACTTCGTCACGTAATGGCTCGTTACGGACAAGTAACAGGGGAAATTATGCTTGTCTTCATTACGCGTACAGCAGAATTGCCGAACAAAAAAGCAATTATTGAAGAAATTGCAGCGAAATTCCCAGAAGTAAAATCAATTGTTCAAAACGTAAATACGAAGCGTACGAATGTAATTTTCGGAGACAAAACGACAGTACTGTACGGATCAGAATACATTTATGACTTTATCGGTGACATTAAATTTGCGATTTCAGCACGTTCATTCTATCAAGTAAACCCAGAGCAAACGAAAGTGCTTTACGATAAAACGTTAGAATACGCAAAATTAAATGGTAACGAAACAGTAATCGATGCCTATTGCGGAATCGGATCAATCTCGTTATTCCTAGCGCAAAAAGCGAAAAAAGTGTACGGCGTTGAAATCGTCCCAGAAGCAATCGAAGACGCAAACCGAAACGCAGCACTAAACAACATGACAAACGCTGAATTTGGCGTAGGAGAAGCAGAAGTAGTCATTCCAAAATGGTACAAAGAAGGCGTAATCGCCGACACAATGGTCGTAGACCCACCGCGTAAAGGCTGTGACGAAGCATTACTAAACACAATCATCGACATGAAGCCAAACCGCGTCGTATACGTATCATGTAACCCAGCAACATTAGCACGTGATTTAAAAGTACTAGAAGAAGGCGGATATAAAACGCAGGAAGTACAACCTGTTGATATGTTCCCGCATACGACGCATGTGGAGTGTGTGGCTTGGCTTAAGTTAGTATAA
- a CDS encoding tRNA dihydrouridine synthase, translated as MIDNFWRELPRPFFVLAPMEDVTDVVFRHVVSEAGRPDVFFTEFTNSDSYCHPEGMKSVRGRLIFTEDEQPMVAHIWGDNPEYFRQMSIGMAELGFKGIDINMGCPVPNVASRGKGSGLILRPDVAAELIQAAKAGGLPVSVKTRLGFKELSEWEDWLTHIFKQDIANLSIHLRTREEMSQVDAHWELIPEIKKLRDRIAPNTLITINGDILDRKMGLELAEKYGIDGVMIGRGIFKNPFAFEKEPREHSSKEHLDLLRLQLDLQDQYAEVLPRSITGLHRFFKIYVKGFPGAAELRNQLMSTKSTDEVRALLDKFEASVDEAQDSETV; from the coding sequence ATGATAGATAATTTTTGGCGTGAATTACCACGACCATTTTTCGTACTTGCACCAATGGAAGATGTGACAGACGTTGTTTTCCGTCACGTAGTAAGTGAAGCAGGTCGTCCGGACGTATTCTTCACAGAGTTTACAAACTCGGATAGCTATTGTCATCCAGAAGGTATGAAAAGTGTACGTGGCCGTTTAATTTTTACAGAAGACGAACAGCCGATGGTGGCACATATTTGGGGAGACAATCCCGAATACTTCCGTCAAATGAGTATTGGTATGGCAGAACTAGGATTTAAAGGCATCGATATTAACATGGGTTGCCCAGTACCGAACGTTGCATCAAGAGGAAAAGGTAGTGGCCTTATTCTACGTCCAGACGTTGCGGCAGAACTTATCCAAGCAGCAAAAGCGGGCGGACTACCTGTCAGCGTAAAAACACGACTTGGCTTTAAAGAGTTAAGCGAGTGGGAAGATTGGTTAACGCACATTTTCAAACAAGATATTGCAAACCTTTCTATTCACTTACGTACAAGAGAAGAAATGAGCCAAGTAGATGCGCATTGGGAACTAATTCCGGAAATTAAAAAATTACGTGACCGTATCGCACCAAATACGTTAATAACAATCAATGGAGACATCCTTGATCGTAAAATGGGGCTGGAACTTGCTGAAAAATACGGCATTGATGGCGTAATGATCGGGCGAGGCATCTTCAAAAATCCATTTGCGTTTGAAAAAGAGCCAAGAGAGCATAGCAGTAAAGAACATCTAGATCTTTTAAGACTACAGCTGGATTTACAAGATCAATATGCAGAAGTACTGCCACGCTCAATCACAGGGCTTCACCGCTTCTTCAAAATTTATGTAAAAGGCTTCCCTGGAGCTGCTGAATTGAGAAATCAATTGATGAGCACGAAGTCAACGGATGAAGTACGTGCATTGCTTGATAAGTTTGAGGCGAGTGTTGATGAGGCTCAGGATAGTGAGACGGTTTAA
- a CDS encoding zinc ribbon domain-containing protein: MNCTACNKKLLKTNKYCTSCGTERINLDESEELFDNGEFHNDITPQNRNDKNIKLIRIAKKSPWYVWIIGIVFIVILVNVLIQNNSPQETVKGFFKALESRDLNKAGEYIHPSLPWDVEAGKRIGIPKNASIDILNIEERKVGDRAKLKVTIDISPKPLYGPNPDNITIDLKKVDGKWLIYDMQ, translated from the coding sequence ATGAATTGTACAGCATGTAATAAGAAATTATTGAAAACAAATAAGTACTGTACTAGTTGTGGTACAGAGAGAATAAATTTGGATGAATCAGAAGAACTATTTGATAATGGAGAATTCCATAACGATATTACGCCCCAAAATAGAAATGATAAAAACATAAAATTAATAAGAATTGCAAAAAAATCTCCTTGGTACGTGTGGATAATTGGGATTGTGTTTATAGTTATATTAGTTAACGTTCTAATTCAAAATAATAGTCCACAAGAAACAGTAAAAGGCTTTTTTAAAGCTCTTGAATCAAGAGATTTAAACAAAGCAGGTGAGTATATACATCCGAGTCTCCCTTGGGATGTAGAAGCTGGAAAACGTATTGGAATTCCAAAAAATGCGTCAATAGATATATTGAATATAGAAGAAAGAAAAGTTGGAGATAGAGCAAAATTAAAAGTTACGATAGATATCTCTCCAAAACCTTTATACGGCCCTAATCCTGACAATATTACTATTGATTTGAAGAAAGTTGACGGAAAGTGGCTAATTTATGATATGCAATAG
- a CDS encoding DUF1456 family protein translates to MAMSNNDILKRVRYALDIRDIDMVEIFKLGGMEVTKEDVVDMLTKIKRAPQHEAENDEVAEDEYVLTCDMMMLEAFLNGFITLKRGKQDPKPGQPAPVQSKESANNLLLKKMKIALSLTSEDVLDILDSVGVTVTKGELGALLRKKGHKNYKECGDRYARNFIKGLGVKYRG, encoded by the coding sequence ATGGCAATGAGCAACAACGATATATTAAAAAGAGTACGATACGCTTTAGACATAAGAGATATAGATATGGTGGAAATCTTTAAACTTGGCGGGATGGAAGTAACGAAAGAAGACGTAGTTGATATGCTTACAAAAATAAAGAGGGCTCCTCAGCATGAAGCTGAAAATGATGAGGTAGCTGAAGATGAGTACGTATTAACGTGCGATATGATGATGTTAGAGGCATTTTTAAATGGATTTATTACTTTAAAAAGAGGAAAGCAAGATCCGAAACCAGGGCAGCCTGCACCTGTACAGAGCAAGGAGAGTGCCAATAACCTTCTTCTAAAGAAAATGAAAATCGCACTATCTTTAACGAGTGAGGATGTACTTGATATATTAGATAGCGTAGGCGTTACGGTAACAAAAGGAGAGTTAGGCGCTCTATTAAGAAAGAAAGGCCATAAAAATTACAAAGAGTGCGGCGATAGATACGCAAGGAATTTCATTAAGGGATTAGGTGTAAAGTATAGAGGATAA
- a CDS encoding M48 family metallopeptidase: protein MVHTYLGETINFHITYKKKKSVRLFVDSYGNVEVQAPKGTPVEYLVQLLEEKWDWIQATRKEMQERALGPQEKDYDQGEGFLYLGSTYPIQISQDASIEQDNAIFEGDKLHIYVKELKDEKIQQALKRFYYKQCKSLVEKSIKAHQSNFKTKPRSIRITDSSRTWGTCDSNLQLTFNWKLAMAPQRVIDYVVVHEMCHMVHLNHDRSFWRLVGKIMPDYKEMENWLALSSWKMTV, encoded by the coding sequence ATGGTACATACATATTTAGGTGAGACAATTAATTTTCATATAACTTATAAGAAGAAAAAGTCCGTGCGTCTTTTTGTGGATTCGTATGGAAATGTGGAAGTGCAAGCTCCGAAAGGAACACCTGTTGAATACTTAGTCCAGTTGCTAGAGGAGAAGTGGGATTGGATTCAGGCAACACGTAAGGAAATGCAGGAGAGAGCGCTTGGACCACAGGAAAAGGACTATGATCAAGGAGAGGGCTTTCTATATTTAGGAAGTACGTATCCGATACAGATTTCCCAAGATGCAAGCATTGAGCAAGACAATGCGATTTTTGAAGGGGATAAGTTACATATTTATGTGAAAGAGCTTAAGGATGAGAAAATACAACAAGCTTTAAAACGATTTTACTATAAGCAGTGTAAATCTTTAGTAGAGAAGAGTATTAAAGCGCATCAAAGTAATTTCAAAACAAAACCACGTTCTATTCGTATTACAGATAGTAGTCGTACTTGGGGTACTTGCGATTCAAATTTACAACTAACATTCAATTGGAAGCTAGCAATGGCACCACAGCGAGTAATTGACTATGTAGTCGTTCATGAAATGTGTCATATGGTTCATTTAAATCATGATCGCTCTTTTTGGCGTCTTGTCGGGAAGATAATGCCTGATTATAAAGAAATGGAGAATTGGTTAGCGTTATCTAGTTGGAAGATGACGGTTTAG
- a CDS encoding mandelate racemase/muconate lactonizing enzyme family protein, with protein MKITAIHLYAIRLPLRNPFVISYGSYSDMPSIIVKMETDEGIIGYGEGVADDHVTGESWESTFHTLKHTLTPALIGQNPMNIEKIHDMMDNTIYGVPTAKAAIDIACFDIMGKKLNQPVYQLIGGRYHEEFPVTHVLSIADPENMAEEAASMIQKGYQSFKMKVGTNVKEDVKRIEAVRERVGNDIAIRVDVNQGWKNSANTLTALRSLGHLNIDWIEQPVIADDIDAMAHIRSKTDLPLMIDEGLKSSREMRQIIKLEAADKVNIKLMKCGGIYPAVKLAHQAEMAGIECQVGSMVESSVASSAGFHVAFSKKIITSVELTGPLKFTKDIGNLHYDVPFIRLNEKPGLGIEINEDTLQELTVFQDIVR; from the coding sequence ATGAAAATTACAGCTATTCATCTTTACGCAATTCGTTTACCGCTTCGCAATCCGTTTGTTATTAGTTATGGCTCTTATTCTGATATGCCCTCTATTATCGTCAAAATGGAAACAGATGAAGGTATTATCGGTTACGGTGAAGGCGTTGCTGATGATCACGTCACAGGTGAATCATGGGAAAGTACTTTCCATACTTTAAAACATACGCTAACCCCTGCTCTAATCGGGCAAAATCCAATGAATATCGAAAAAATACACGACATGATGGACAATACAATTTACGGTGTTCCAACAGCGAAAGCCGCAATTGATATTGCTTGTTTTGATATAATGGGCAAAAAACTAAATCAACCTGTATATCAATTAATTGGCGGGCGCTATCATGAAGAATTCCCTGTCACTCATGTTTTAAGTATTGCCGATCCAGAAAACATGGCTGAAGAAGCTGCTTCTATGATTCAAAAAGGTTACCAATCTTTCAAAATGAAAGTTGGTACAAATGTAAAAGAAGATGTGAAACGTATTGAAGCTGTACGAGAACGTGTAGGAAATGACATCGCTATTCGCGTTGATGTAAACCAAGGCTGGAAAAATAGCGCAAACACATTAACAGCACTACGTTCATTAGGACATTTAAACATTGACTGGATTGAACAACCTGTTATCGCGGACGATATTGATGCCATGGCTCATATTCGTTCTAAAACAGACCTCCCGCTTATGATTGATGAAGGATTAAAAAGTTCTCGTGAAATGCGCCAAATTATTAAATTAGAAGCTGCTGATAAAGTAAATATAAAACTAATGAAATGCGGCGGCATATATCCAGCTGTAAAGCTCGCTCATCAAGCAGAAATGGCAGGCATTGAATGCCAAGTGGGATCAATGGTCGAATCATCTGTTGCCTCTTCCGCAGGATTCCATGTCGCTTTCTCAAAGAAAATCATTACGAGCGTAGAGCTAACAGGGCCATTAAAATTCACAAAAGACATCGGAAACTTACATTACGACGTACCATTCATTCGCTTAAACGAAAAGCCTGGACTCGGCATTGAAATAAACGAAGATACATTACAAGAACTCACCGTCTTTCAGGACATTGTACGCTAA
- the nhaC gene encoding Na+/H+ antiporter NhaC, which translates to MKKEIPFGIAIIPIIITVAVMMVTIVVLKQTPHVPLIIGTTVASIVAWRYGYKWNDLEEAMYKGIRLALPAIVIIILVGLTIGAWIGGGIVATMIYYGLKLLTPSLFLVSITVICSIVALAIGSSWSTMGTIGVAGMGIGLSMGIPAPMVAGAIISGSYFGDKMSPLSDTTNLAAGLTNTDLFAHIRHMLFTTVPGLIITLIVYAVLGRSFGANNIDAKSIDQTLQVLQQNFVISPFLLIIPVVVMVLVAKKVPAIPAILVGIILGFLSQVFIQGGSVSASVGALQAGFVIDTGNKLVDELFNRGGLDSMMNTVSMTIVAMTFGGVLEHTGILRSIVNQILKLAKSAKGLIASTIASCFATNLTCSEQYISIVVPSRMYANAYTEKGLHSKNLSRALEDGGTLTSVFVPWNTCGVFILATLGVGAFEYAPYAILNFIVPIISIIYGITGFTIVKLSDIEKAELLKKQKAQLEA; encoded by the coding sequence ATGAAAAAAGAAATACCTTTTGGAATAGCGATTATCCCTATTATCATTACCGTTGCAGTTATGATGGTTACAATTGTTGTATTAAAACAAACCCCTCACGTTCCACTTATTATTGGTACAACCGTTGCTTCTATTGTCGCTTGGCGTTACGGTTACAAATGGAATGATCTTGAAGAAGCAATGTATAAAGGGATTCGTCTTGCATTACCCGCTATCGTCATTATTATTCTTGTTGGCTTAACAATTGGTGCTTGGATTGGCGGTGGAATCGTCGCAACGATGATTTATTACGGTTTAAAACTTTTAACTCCATCACTATTTTTAGTTTCCATTACCGTCATTTGTTCTATCGTAGCATTAGCAATTGGTAGCTCTTGGTCTACAATGGGCACAATTGGTGTTGCTGGAATGGGAATTGGCCTAAGTATGGGAATTCCAGCTCCAATGGTTGCTGGTGCCATTATTTCAGGCTCTTATTTTGGCGATAAAATGTCACCGCTTTCAGACACAACTAACTTAGCCGCAGGATTAACAAATACAGATTTATTCGCACACATTCGTCATATGTTATTTACTACAGTTCCAGGTTTAATTATTACTCTTATCGTCTACGCGGTCTTAGGAAGAAGCTTCGGCGCTAACAATATTGATGCGAAGAGCATCGATCAAACGTTACAAGTATTGCAACAAAACTTTGTTATCTCACCTTTCCTACTCATTATACCCGTAGTCGTTATGGTATTGGTCGCTAAAAAGGTCCCTGCCATACCAGCGATTCTCGTCGGTATTATTTTAGGATTTTTATCACAAGTCTTTATTCAAGGTGGTTCTGTATCAGCATCTGTCGGTGCACTCCAAGCTGGATTTGTTATAGACACTGGAAACAAGCTAGTAGACGAACTATTTAACCGCGGTGGCTTAGATTCGATGATGAATACAGTCTCGATGACAATTGTCGCTATGACTTTCGGAGGAGTATTAGAACATACAGGTATTCTTCGCTCAATTGTAAATCAGATTTTAAAGTTAGCGAAATCAGCAAAAGGGCTTATCGCTTCTACTATCGCATCTTGTTTTGCAACAAACCTTACTTGCTCTGAACAATATATTTCAATTGTTGTCCCTTCAAGAATGTACGCAAATGCATACACAGAAAAAGGACTACATTCAAAAAACTTATCCAGAGCATTAGAAGATGGCGGAACATTAACTTCTGTCTTCGTTCCTTGGAATACGTGCGGTGTATTTATTCTCGCTACACTTGGCGTAGGTGCATTTGAATATGCCCCTTATGCTATTTTGAATTTCATCGTACCTATTATCTCAATCATTTATGGTATAACAGGCTTCACAATTGTAAAACTATCAGACATTGAAAAAGCAGAACTACTAAAGAAACAAAAAGCTCAACTAGAAGCTTAA
- a CDS encoding M20 peptidase aminoacylase family protein: protein MKTLELQERLTEIFQHLHENPEVSWKEYETTAYITDFLKEEGISYRTFDDCPGVIAEIGGGNPVIAIRADMDALWQEVNGEFKANHSCGHDAHMTIVMGLILQLKNMRWKSGTVRFIFQPAEEKGNGALKMVEKGAVDDADFLFGVHLRPIEELSLKQAAPSIRHGAAGFLEGMIHGEDAHGARPHQGVNAIDVISMINIGLKNIWLPPQSSYSVKMTRCQAGGDNLNIIPGNGHFSLDVRAESNILLEELKKKIEHVIESAASMGSKTSYEWMDLAPGAEVSEEAERFMRKGILEVYGEERCTGPLYTTGSDDFHYYTVKRPHLKAVMLGLGADLQPGLHHPYMRFDHSCIMDGVEILKQTVLKVLEDRG from the coding sequence TTGAAAACATTAGAACTACAAGAGCGCTTAACGGAGATTTTTCAGCATTTACACGAAAACCCTGAAGTAAGTTGGAAAGAATATGAAACGACAGCGTATATTACTGACTTTTTAAAAGAAGAAGGAATTTCATATAGAACATTTGATGATTGTCCAGGTGTAATTGCTGAGATTGGAGGCGGGAATCCAGTTATTGCGATTCGTGCTGATATGGATGCACTTTGGCAAGAAGTAAATGGAGAATTTAAAGCGAACCATTCATGTGGCCATGATGCTCATATGACCATTGTAATGGGACTTATTTTACAATTGAAAAATATGAGATGGAAAAGTGGTACGGTTAGATTTATTTTTCAGCCAGCAGAAGAGAAGGGGAATGGTGCTTTGAAGATGGTGGAGAAAGGTGCTGTAGATGATGCTGATTTCTTATTTGGCGTCCATCTAAGACCAATTGAAGAACTATCTTTGAAACAAGCAGCCCCATCTATTCGTCATGGAGCAGCAGGATTTTTAGAGGGTATGATTCATGGGGAGGATGCACACGGGGCAAGACCACATCAAGGTGTGAATGCAATTGATGTCATTTCCATGATTAATATCGGTTTGAAAAATATCTGGCTGCCACCGCAAAGTTCTTATTCAGTAAAAATGACGAGATGCCAAGCTGGTGGTGATAATTTAAATATTATTCCGGGAAATGGTCATTTCAGTTTAGATGTAAGAGCAGAGAGTAATATACTATTAGAAGAATTAAAGAAAAAGATTGAGCATGTAATAGAATCAGCTGCATCGATGGGATCAAAAACTTCATACGAATGGATGGATCTTGCACCAGGAGCAGAGGTTTCCGAAGAAGCAGAGCGCTTTATGCGTAAAGGTATTCTCGAAGTGTATGGGGAAGAGAGATGCACAGGGCCTCTCTATACGACAGGAAGCGATGATTTCCATTACTATACAGTGAAAAGACCACATTTAAAAGCTGTCATGCTTGGACTAGGAGCAGACCTACAACCTGGATTACACCATCCGTATATGAGGTTTGATCATAGTTGTATTATGGATGGGGTAGAAATATTGAAACAAACTGTATTGAAAGTGTTAGAAGACAGGGGCTAG
- a CDS encoding SAM-dependent methyltransferase, producing MNEQYYDAVLHIKTVGEQKGFNKSMHYHRYEPTPYSGLDELLNQYEIRSSDRIVDFGCGKGRLNFYMHHKCGASAVGIEMNEEFYKEAMDNRDRYARKARNSKGKIQFQCCLAQEYEIDPHDNRFYFFNPFSVQVFMNVVNNILLSVEETGREVDIILYYPSEDYIFFLENQTAFELKKEVRLSGAYEKNGNERFLVYTLG from the coding sequence ATGAACGAACAATATTACGATGCAGTTTTACATATAAAAACAGTCGGTGAGCAAAAAGGGTTTAACAAGTCTATGCATTATCATCGCTATGAACCGACACCGTATAGCGGGTTAGATGAGTTATTGAATCAATATGAAATACGAAGTAGCGACCGAATTGTAGACTTTGGGTGCGGAAAAGGGCGATTAAACTTTTATATGCATCATAAATGTGGTGCTTCAGCAGTTGGAATTGAAATGAATGAAGAGTTTTATAAAGAAGCGATGGATAATCGAGATCGTTATGCACGAAAGGCACGAAACAGTAAGGGGAAAATTCAATTCCAATGTTGTTTAGCGCAGGAATATGAGATTGATCCACATGATAATAGGTTTTATTTCTTTAATCCGTTTTCTGTGCAAGTGTTTATGAATGTAGTAAATAACATTTTGCTTTCAGTAGAAGAAACGGGGAGAGAAGTAGATATTATTTTATATTATCCTTCTGAGGACTATATTTTCTTCTTAGAAAATCAGACTGCGTTTGAGCTGAAGAAAGAAGTTAGATTGTCAGGTGCTTATGAGAAGAATGGGAATGAGAGGTTTTTAGTTTATACATTAGGGTAA